In a single window of the Gossypium hirsutum isolate 1008001.06 chromosome A13, Gossypium_hirsutum_v2.1, whole genome shotgun sequence genome:
- the LOC107940367 gene encoding uncharacterized protein → MEELKNYGHQHPLLMLNEEQLIDNGNGVVDCSRCAEKVSAPCFSCVECCGFYLHKTCAEAPLELNHPFHRHHPLVLLQNPPCTSDQRCFCDFCDETCEKFLYHCSCGLDFHIKCALFTFNIGERNLKELEHVALEDPSFSSKNDGGNLGNCFVCWEPLAIYTYFSLDCGFNLHKKCAELSLKLNHLCHRKHPLVLQFNSERLSCKTCQVTPERGLVYGCSPCKLAIHIDCASPVPVIEDKSHQHPFTLFWRRIPFICDACGTEGHHVAYTCGTCSIMVHKKCISLPLIIQHTLHVHRVFHTYFIPKEYFESLNCMMCHEVVDTELGSYFCADCDVIFHVNCALKEKEWYCIVSQENGDDKSRDKPVNSITMVLERNDAGEATVIEHCNHEHYLMLSDNIREHGDKCCDGCLLLISAKFYHCSRCDFFLHKSCAELPKMKLFSKHFCGEMQFFSGSKPFILSSDSMFKCVECGVLSNGFSYKCNECGNHMCLRCFALCLQDAVKIPGHKHPLLFYYDYEEQCSACRRDIIAAFCCKDCNFHLCGWCVLLPTTVKHKCDHHILTLTYDKINDYAKYHYCDICEEERDPMH, encoded by the coding sequence ATGGAAGAGCTAAAGAACTATGGGCATCAACATCCACTGTTGATGTTAAATGAAGAGCAGTTGATTGACAATGGCAATGGAGTTGTTGATTGCTCAAGGTGTGCGGAGAAGGTGTCAGCTCCATGTTTTAGCTGTGTGGAGTGCTGTGGGTTTTACCTCCACAAGACATGTGCCGAGGCACCTTTGGAGCTTAATCATCCTTTTCATCGCCACCATCCTCTCGTGCTTTTGCAGAATCCACCTTGCACTTCTGATCAAAGGTGCTTTTGCGATTTCTGTGATGAAACATGTGAGAAATTCCTTTACCATTGCTCTTGTGGCTTGGACTTTCACATTAAATGTGCtttgtttacatttaatattggTGAAAGAAATTTGAAAGAGCTTGAGCATGTTGCCCTTGAGGATCCATCGTTTTCCTCTAAAAACGATGGTGGAAACCTCGGTAACTGCTTTGTGTGTTGGGAACCATTAGCAATTTATACATACTTCTCTCTTGATTGTGGGTTTAATCTGCATAAGAAGTGTGCTGAGCTTTCTCTCAAATTGAACCATTTGTGCCATCGCAAACATCCTCTTGTTCTGCAATTTAATAGTGAACGGCTTTCTTGCAAGACATGCCAAGTAACTCCAGAGAGAGGACTTGTGTATGGTTGTTCACCTTGTAAGTTGGCTATTCACATTGATTGTGCATCGCCAGTACCAGTTATTGAAGATAAAAGTCATCAACACCCATTCACCTTGTTTTGGAGACGAATTCCATTCATTTGTGATGCTTGTGGCACTGAAGGACACCATGTTGCCTATACATGTGGTACATGCAGTATTATGGTCCATAAAAAATGCATTTCATTGCCACTTATTATCCAACACACGTTGCATGTCCATCGTGTTTTTCACACGTATTTCATTCCCAAGGaatattttgaaagtttgaaTTGCATGATGTGCCACGAAGTTGTCGATACAGAACTCGGTAGTTACTTCTGTGCAGATTGCGATGTTATATTCCATGTGAATTGTGCATTGAAAGAAAAGGAGTGGTATTGCATAGTTTCACAAGAAAATGGAGATGACAAGTCTCGTGATAAACCTGTTAACTCCATCACTATGGTTCTTGAGAGGAATGATGCTGGAGAAGCCACAGTAATAGAACATTGCAATCATGAGCACTACTTGATGTTAAGTGACAATATCAGAGAGCATGGTGATAAATGTTGTGATGGGTGTTTGTTATTGATCTCCGCTAAGTTCTACCATTGCTCGCGGTGTGATTTCTTTCTTCATAAATCTTGTGCTGAATTGCCTAAGATGAAGCTGTTTTCAAAACATTTTTGTGGAGAAATGCAATTTTTTTCTGGATCAAAACCCTTCATCCTTAGTTCAGACAGCATGTTCAAATGTGTAGAATGCGGGGTTCTTTCTAATGGATTTTCTTATAAATGTAATGAATGTGGAAATCACATGTGCCTTCGATGTTTTGCTCTATGTCTCCAAGATGCTGTAAAAATTCCAGGGCATAAACACCCTCTCCTTTTCTATTATGATTATGAGGAGCAGTGTAGTGCTTGTAGGAGGGATATCATTGCCGCATTTTGTTGTAAGGATTGTAATTTTCATTTATGCGGTTGGTGTGTTCTGCTACCAACAACAGTTAAACACAAATGCGATCATCATATTCTTACACTCACTTATGACAAGATTAATGATTATGCAAAATATCATTATTGTGATATTTGTGAGGAAGAAAGGGATCCAATGCACTGA
- the LOC107940363 gene encoding uncharacterized protein, translating to MEELKNFGHQHPLLMLNEEQLIGNGNGVVDCSRCGEKVSAPCFSCVECCGFYLHKTCAEAPLELNHPLHRHHPLVLLQNPPYTSDTRCVCDFCDETCEKFIYHCSCGLDFHNKCALFTLNIAERNLKELEHVALEDPSFSSKNDGGNLGKCFVCWEPLAMYTYFSLDCGFNLHKKCAELPLKLNHLCHRKHPLVLQFNSERHSCKTCQVTQRRGFLYGCSPCKFAIHIECASPFPDIEDKSHQHQFTLFWRQIPFICDACGTEGQHVAYTCGTCSIMVHKKCISLPRIIQHAWHNHRVFHTYFIHKEYFESLNCIWCHEFVDTEHGSYFCADCNVIFHVNCALKEKEWYCIVSEENEDNKSLDIPVNSITKVLETNDDGEVTVIEHFKHKHYLMLNDNIREHGDKYCDGCLLLISAKFYHCSRCDFFLHKSCAELPKMKLFSVHICRETEFFSGSKPFILTSNCMFKCGLCRYLSNGFFYKCNECGMDLCLRCLDLSLLDAVKIPGHKHPLHAYYDYEGQCCACGTDIEGAYRCKDCNFELCLFCIMRPTKVSHKCDDHPLTLTYDKINDYVKYHYCDICEEKMDPKYWYYHCETYDTSAHVNCVLGKYPFIKLGSTYNEGNHQHPLTFVKKIHYYPEYVGCGKPCKDLSLECAKSGCKYIAHWKCRKSAMLW from the coding sequence ATGGAAGAGCTAAAGAATTTTGGGCATCAACATCCGCTATTGATGTTAAATGAGGAGCAGTTGATTGGCAATGGCAATGGAGTTGTTGATTGCTCAAGGTGTGGGGAGAAGGTGTCAGCTCCATGTTTTAGCTGTGTGGAGTGCTGTGGGTTTTACCTCCACAAGACATGTGCCGAGGCACCTTTGGAGCTTAATCATCCTTTACATCGCCACCATCCTCTCGTGCTTCTGCAGAATCCACCTTACACTTCTGACACAAGGTGCGTTTGCGATTTCTGTGATGAAACATGTGAGAAATTCATTTACCATTGCTCTTGTGGCTTGGACTTTCATAATAAATGTGCTTTGTTTACACTTAATATTGCTGAAAGAAATTTGAAAGAGCTTGAGCATGTTGCCCTTGAGGATCCATCGTTTTCCTCTAAAAACGATGGTGGAAACCTGGGTAAGTGCTTTGTGTGTTGGGAACCATTAGCAATGTATACATACTTCTCTCTTGATTGTGGGTTTAATTTGCATAAGAAGTGTGCTGAGCTTCCTCTCAAATTGAACCATTTGTGCCATCGCAAACATCCTCTTGTTCTGCAATTTAATAGTGAACGACATTCTTGCAAGACATGCCAAGTAACCCAACGAAGAGGCTTTCTGTATGGTTGTTCACCTTGTAAGTTTGCTATTCACATTGAATGTGCATCACCGTTTCCGGACATTGAAGATAAAAGTCATCAACACCAATTCACCTTGTTTTGGAGACAAATTCCATTCATTTGTGATGCTTGTGGCACTGAAGGACAACATGTTGCCTATACATGTGGTACATGCAGTATTATGGTCCATAAAAAATGCATTTCATTGCCACGCATTATCCAACACGCGTGGCATAACCATCGTGTTTTTCACACGTATTTCATTCACAAGGaatattttgaaagtttgaaTTGCATATGGTGCCATGAATTTGTCGATACAGAGCACGGTAGTTACTTTTGTGCAGATTGCAATGTTATATTCCATGTGAATTGTGCATTGAAAGAAAAGGAGTGGTATTGCATAGTATCAGAGGAAAATGAAGATAACAAGTCTCTTGATATACCTGTTAACTCCATCACTAAGGTTCTTGAGACAAATGATGATGGAGAAGTCACAGTAATAGAACATTTCAAGCATAAGCACTACTTGATGTTAAATGACAACATCAGAGAGCATGGTGATAAATATTGTGATGGGTGCTTGTTATTGATCTCCGCTAAGTTCTACCATTGCTCGCGATGTGATTTCTTTCTTCATAAATCTTGTGCTGAATTGCCTAAGATGAAGCTTTTTTCGGTACATATTTGTCGAGAAACGGAATTTTTTTCTGGATCAAAACCCTTCATCCTTACTTCAAACTGCATGTTCAAATGTGGCCTATGCAGGTACCTTTCTAATGGGTTTTTTTATAAATGTAATGAATGTGGAATGGACCTGTGCCTTCgatgtcttgatctatctctCCTAGATGCTGTAAAAATTCCAGGGCATAAACACCCTCTTCATGCCTATTATGATTATGAGGGGCAGTGTTGTGCTTGTGGGACGGATATCGAAGGCGCATATCGTTGTAAGGACtgtaattttgagttatgcctATTCTGTATTATGCGACCAACCAAAGTTAGCCACAAATGCGATGATCATCCTCTTACACTCACTTATGATAAGATTAATGATTATGTAAAATATCATTATTGTGACATTTGTGAGGAAAAAATGGATCCAAAGTATTGGTATTACCATTGCGAAACTTATGACACTTCTGCTCACGTGAATTGTGTTCTTGGAAAATATCCATTCATCAAACTCGGGAGCACCTACAATGAGGGAAACCATCAACACCCTCTCACTTTTGTTAAGAAAATTCATTACTATCCTGAATATGTTGGATGTGGTAAGCCTTGTAAAGATCTTTCTCTTGAATGTGCAAAATCAGGATGCAAGTATATTGCTCATTGGAAATGCAGAAAATCAGCGATGTTGTGGTAG
- the LOC107940373 gene encoding putative dynamin-related protein 4A, producing MGSYDEADSGNIVVINDYEDSQPATPPMEQPKVVGAAAAQAPIISSYNDKIRPLLDVIDRLRLLMVMKEGIQLPTIVVVGDQSSGKSSVLESLAGVNLPRSQGICTRVPLIIRLQNHASPRPELYLEYNGKMVPVEEPQIATAINNATDEVAGPGKSISNIPLTLVVRKEGVPDLTMVDLPGITRVPVHGQPDNIYEQIRDIIMQYITPKESIILNVLSATVDFSTCESIRMSQQVDKNGERTLAVITKVDRAPEGLVDKVTADDVNIGLGYVCVRNRIGDESYEEARKEEARLFETNAHLSCIDKSIVGVHVLAQKLVQIQSKAIAKCLPEIVKNISAKLDANVSELEKMPKALTSIADATQAMMRIIQAAKESLKKLLWRGEFDEYPEDNTKHGTARFVEMLNRFSDELHNCEESNLSKDFLTEEIKVLEDVKGIELPNFLPYEAFLRILRRKVERISYLPIKFTEKYWDYVDDVVMSVLTRHSEMYYHLKVAAKGAAHNLVQKLRE from the coding sequence ATGGGTAGCTATGATGAAGCTGATTCAGGGAACATTGTTGTCATCAATGATTATGAAGATTCTCAACCAGCAACTCCTCCTATGGAACAACCTAAGGTGGTGGGAGCAGCAGCAGCTCAAGCCCCAATTATTTCATCATACAATGACAAAATCCGACCTTTGCTTGATGTCATCGACAGGCTCCGGCTGCTCATGGTGATGAAAGAAGGCATACAGCTCCCCACAATTGTTGTTGTTGGAGACCAGTCATCAGGCAAGTCTAGTGTTCTTGAATCCTTGGCTGGTGTTAACCTTCCTCGTAGCCAGGGCATTTGCACCAGGGTACCTCTTATAATCAGGTTGCAGAACCATGCAAGTCCAAGGCCAGAGCTCTACTTGGAGTACAATGGCAAAATGGTCCCAGTGGAGGAACCCCAGATTGCAACAGCCATAAACAATGCAACTGATGAGGTTGCAGGCCCGGGTAAGAGCATATCTAACATCCCTTTAACTTTGGTGGTGAGAAAAGAGGGGGTTCCTGATCTTACCATGGTTGATCTTCCTGGAATTACCAGAGTTCCTGTCCATGGTCAGCCTGACAACATATATGAGCAGATCCGGGACATCATCATGCAGTACATAACACCAAAAGAAAGCATTATCCTTAATGTTCTGTCGGCTACGGTTGATTTTTCAACTTGTGAATCCATTAGGATGTCACAACAAGTGGACAAGAATGGTGAGAGAACTCTTGCTGTGATTACTAAAGTAGATAGGGCCCCTGAAGGGCTTGTTGACAAGGTTACTGCAGATGATGTGAATATAGGACTTGGTTATGTTTGTGTTCGGAATCGGATTGGTGATGAATCCTATGAAGAAGCAAGGAAGGAAGAGGCTAGATTGTTTGAAACTAATGCACATTTGTCATGTATTGATAAATCAATTGTCGGTGTTCATGTTTTGGCTCAAAAGCTTGTCCAAATTCAATCTAAAGCAATTGCAAAGTGCTTGCCAGAGATTGTTAAAAACATTAGTGCAAAGCTGGATGCAAATGTTTCAGAGCTAGAGAAAATGCCAAAGGCCTTAACTTCTATTGCTGATGCCACTCAAGCTATGATGAGGATCATTCAAGCAGCTAAAGAATCCCTCAAGAAACTTCTTTGGAGAGGGGAATTTGATGAATACCCCGAGGACAACACGAAGCACGGGACTGCTCGGTTTGTCGAAATGCTGAACCGGTTCTCCGATGAGCTTCACAACTGCGAGGAAAGTAATCTGTCAAAAGACTTTCTCACAGAAGAGATCAAGGTTTTGGAAGATGTTAAGGGGATCGAACTACCGAACTTCCTTCCCTATGAAGCATTCCTTCGTATCTTAAGGAGAAAAGTCGAGAGGATATCGTATCTCCCTATCAAATTCACTGAAAAGTATTGGGATTACGTAGACGATGTGGTGATGTCTGTTTTGACACGCCACTCGGAAATGTATTATCACCTCAAGGTAGCCGCGAAAGGAGCTGCTCACAACCTTGTTCAAAAGCTGCGGGAGTAA
- the LOC121212140 gene encoding dynamin-related protein 4C-like, translating into MEKLTGYTCNPDYMMEWNKLMNQKDHFINQISGTNMRPLPCSVNLQGFGEIQVEHLRQHSNVSILQQAFDLKMRMVAYWKIFKVRLVDSMALHLQYRVHNLVNNDIDEIVKELMGPEGHGIEKMLVESPAVVAKREKLKNSIKVLKESKDSVAKIMDRIVLYDAYLV; encoded by the coding sequence ATGGAGAAGCTAACAGGCTATACATGTAACCCTGATTACATGATGGAGTGGAATAAGCTCATGAACCAAAAAGACCATTTCATAAACCAAATATCTGGAACAAATATGCGGCCGCTGCCTTGCAGTGTGAATCTCCAAGGTTTCGGGGAAATCCAAGTCGAACATCTCAGACAACACTCGAATGTTTCGATCCTGCAACAAGCTTTCGACTTGAAGATGAGAATGGTTGCTTATTGGAAGATATTTAAGGTGAGATTGGTTGATTCCATGGCATTGCATTTACAATACCGTGTTCATAATCTTGTAAACAATGACATTGATGAGATTGTGAAGGAGCTGATGGGACCAGAAGGACATGGGATAGAGAAGATGCTGGTGGAATCTCCTGCCGTTGTTGCAAAGCGTGAGAAGCTTAAAAACAGCATCAAGGTGTTAAAGGAGTCCAAAGATAGTGTGGCCAAGATCATGGACAGGATTGTTCTTTATGATGCttatttggtttaa